The genomic stretch AAATACTGTCTCCTTAGCAGAAGAATATTGGACAGAATTGAACAAATTCCTACTAACAAGCACTGAACGCTTAGAGATAATATATTGGCATATTGTTGATATTCGATTTTTTCTTTGtatgggtgtgtgtgtgtgtatgtgtgtttgtatataaagttaattgtgaAATTGCAAATGGAAATAATAAATGGTATAATAATTCAGTTAATATACAATATCACGAACGAttgaatattcattataacattttattaactttgtttTGGACTAgcttaatttattcatacacaaacaatattatcgtttatttattgtagttgtttgtacgttttattaaattattccgttaataatttatattacaattcacatttactacatattattaattgtacttGTATTAAATCAATTGgaaataaacaatttgatttTTCCCATGAAATAATGTTTACCCGATAATTCTTTTCGATGCAGTGTTCACGTACTCGTATATGTATTTGTGATGATCTATCttatatgttacaaatatatttactttcgaatttataattttcatagcatattccactacgGGTGTTTTGATTTACATGTGACACAATTccgttgaaattatacacatgcagaatgtttttcttcaccgtcaATTTCGAGATGtcaattaagcatatgaaaaatcagtggtgcttacccgtgtttgaacccacaatcatcggttaagacgcacgagATCTAAtcactggcccatctcggcgTACATAtatcattgattaaaatatattttcacaatCGAATCATAATTGAACGCaagcattattttaattaaaatgagacTGTAAAAGGTATGACTTTCATTTCAATGTTCCCGAGCGCAAAAGCCTTCCAGTAATAATTCTAGAGAAATCGTTTACTCTAAGTAAAGATATCGTTCCCGAGCTCTTGCTGCGGACGTTTGAAGTTATTGTAACCTATTTCTCAAAGCCTAGAAAAAGTGTAACCGATATTATACCTACGGTTTGTTAATATCGTAGTGAAATCTTCGatcgttattattaataacgtcattttaataatataggaaATACTATTCCTAAATCTATAGCTTCTAAACATATAAagttggaatgtctgtttgtaatattaaaacagctttttactgaatgcatattaatatatacacgatacatataataccaataaaacttttttattgcaattttcaTCTGTGAGTTtatttgttccggttaatctctggaaaggaTAATCCGATTTTGTTGGAACTTTCACTGCCAGATAGCTTATGTAAAAAGGAGTAATTAAGACTGTATAAGACAATCCAGCTCTAGCGCATGTACagtcaatttatttatgtaagctACAAGCTATTGGACTTTAAGAATCGTAGAAGaaaccaaaattataaaattgtgtgAAACAACCTATACGAACATTATACAGGTCGTATAATATTCATAACGTACACGTAAATGAAATAacacgtattattattaaatgatcgTTGtacgataataaaaatatatataaaataaatacgaaacgatacgagtataaaaataaacgtttggTTCCATTACGTTAGAGCCACGTAAGCTCTCGCGTTTAGTTCGAGAGAAAGATTTGATCTGGATTTGTACGAAAATTTATGGTTATTATATCAAAAGTCAATATTCCCATTTAGATTACTGgagattgtttatttatataaattcgcatatatacacacaaacacaacagcctgtaaatttcccactgctgggctttttttatgttataggaggcaaacgagcaggaggctcatctgatggaaagcgatcaccaccacccatggacatctgcaacaccggggggcttgcaggtgcgttgccggcctttaaggaaggaaaaGGCTtagctgggctaagacctcccctccctttgtggagaaggtttggaacctattccaccacgctgttccaatgtgggttagtggaatacacatgtggaagaatgtCTATGGAAATAGACACGTAcaagtttcctcgcgatgttttcctgcaccgtCGAGCtggagatgaattaaaaacacaaattaagcacatgaaaattcagtggtatttgcctcggtttgaacccgccatcatcggtaaagatgcacgcgttcaaaccacagGCCCATTCCGGTTCTATTCGCATATAtgcatgttttaaaataataataacattttactatATACTAGCGCCCCGCCTGGCCTTGCACGGTGCAactatgatactaaatatactacataatttgtacaAGCTCGCCTGCGTAGGTACCAATTAATCCTTACACGTTTCAAAGTCAAACtgcagtacttagtattgctgtgttccatTTTAAAAGATGGTATGagcaatttcaattaaatacacTAGAAATATAACGTGTTATACGTCAACGTACGGTATTGCCCATGTAAGGGACAGATTATATTTACTGACGTGAAAATGTATACGGTGGTAAGCACTCCGCCTCATTTGCTGACATCGTATGCCTTCATTAATAACGTCCATCACGGGCTATTGGAACCGAAACACTGTCTACTAAAATTCGAAGCaaacacaattaatttaattttacattacaattgTCTTATaacaaccacaacaacaacagcctgtatattcccactgctgggctaaaggcctcctctccttttgaggagaaggtttggaacatattccaccacgctgttccaatgcgggttggtggaatacacatgtggcagaatttctatgaaatttgtcacatgcaggtttcctcgcgatgttttcctttaccgctgagcacgagatgaatcataaagacaaattaagctcatgaatcagcggtgcttgcctgggtttgaacccgcagtcatcggttaagatgaacgcgttctatccactgggccatctcgactcatattatatgtatagtctTATAACATTTTCAGTCAAATAATCTCTACAGAAGTCGTGGAAAGCTGAGAACTGTAGGTAAGCTATAATATCTCAGACGTCCTTGGATTTCGATCAAAATACCTTGTTTATCGcattgaaatattcaaattatcagATATAAACCGCCCACGAAATGACGAGACGCTACACGGATCAGTGGAACGGATTCAGGTTACATTAGTTCAGTGTAGTGTACAATACATTactgaatattaatgaatattatcacCTATAAAAGCTACTGTTATCATGAATTTCAGCACACTTCATCCAACGCCGTAAAACAAGCAATATGAAGCCACAGACCGTGCTGATCCTCTTCGCCTTATCAGGATTCGTAGCAACAGTAACTTCGCAAGGTTTTGGAGAGGTTTACTGTGGAAGGAGACTGTCGACAGTTCTAGCACTCCTCTGCGATAACAATTTGATCAAGAGGAGTCAGCCGCAGTTCCCGTCTGCACAGGGCGTAGACGTCAACTGGCCGTGGATTGCAATGCACAGAGCGCGCAGCATGGGCAGGAGTAAGAGGCAGGTGGTCGCGGAGTGCTGTGACAAGCCTTGCACCATCAACGAACTCATGTCTTACTGCGGCAACTGATTCTAATCAAAACGATATAATCTCACgatgattttgttatttaatgaccattgtaaataattattacttttactttagttgctatgaaaataaatgaataataatattaataatatgtttttctttttgtattatatgatttttactgaatttaaattttgttatactGATGAATTTATGAGAGCAGaactgttttcaaccgacttccaaaaggaggaggttatcaattcgtctgtattttttttttttttttttttttttttttatgtttgttacctcataacttttcactgggtggaccgattttgataatttttttttgtttgaaaggtagtgcttcccgtggggtcccatttttttattttttttttccgatgatggtatccatgtgaaaacgaaataagtcttaaatttgcattacgtatatgcgcgacaaataggtgaataactgaaaatcacgttaaccaattttgataattctttttttattataaaatatatacttcaagggtaatttggtgaaagtttggtaaggttctgagcacaggatccatgacaaagtaacggaacggaagggaacggaacaattctgaagagcacgttagcgatactcggtcgaatcttttatttataggttatttggatatttgagtcaccttccgtaatgtggttatgtttatgtaattatcatagtcgaatattataatcaactagctacgcaccccggcttcgcacgggtgcaatactgatactgaatatagtacagaatttgttaatatacgacatcacatcgcaaacttctgaaattatcagtgtttctttactattttgttcatttattatatacacaaaccttccccttgaatcacactatcttttaaaaaaaactgcatcaaaatccgttacgtagatttaaagatataggggcagagaaagcgactttgttttatactatgtagtgatggaactcctatacggctcgcagttagggtgcgatatagggcagaatttcttactatctttaatcaaattttgtgtatgtgatgtgatgttatatgatatacgaaatatagttggtctttttcaaagattttttgctgagttcgattacagctctttcgagggatccttgtagtttacgccgcgtgacgtattaaatccgcattttcgaaagtctatttttgctttattcgcaagtttcctttgaaattgtcctcgaagtagtttctgactcatataaacggaacgcttaatctatccatattaaaaaaaattagttagtcaacatcagcttcacttaaaatcaaaaaataaataaaattttaacaaaaagaaaaaccgacttcaaacaaaacactattttaaaacaaatgaatatgcacgaaaaagtaataaaaataattgcgtatccaacatattttttagagtcttcctaagttaaatgaaatgaaaaatattagactacttaaaagtcgattaacgattatatcatgtagttataattattgttatatttggagtcggtgtcagccaataaaaccctacagtatatctatcaaaaaacaatacgagaatactttaacaaatatgttttttacaaattaccttttatacaataatatactggaccaatcaaggggctcgtattgcttctttcttttgattgttggggcaagggcaccgtggctgacaccggctccaaatataccaataactataactacatgatataatcgttaatcgacttttaagtagtctaatatttttcatttcatttaacttaggaagactctaaaaaatatgttgaatacgcaattatttttattactttttcgtgcatattcatttgttttaaaatagtgttttgtttgaagtcggtttttctttttgttaaaattttattttttcaaacgatatgttaatttctttattttttggtagtatattaaaaatgaaatccagagattcataaatataaaatgaaatacataaatgtcTTCCACAAAAAAGGAGGTTTTGACagattataaatttctaaacatGAAAGTattcaacaattatattaaaaattcttgcTATATAATGCTATGTAACATCTGTGGAACATGATCTGGGATTCTCTAGCGCTCTCTGTggtcgtatttttttaataacaagcttataataaaaaaggttagAAATGAACAAAGTGAAACAAATGAGAGAAGGTCTTAAATAACGAAAGATTTATGTAAGCATTGTAAATCTTCATTACAAGACTTAAGGTTcgcattacaatatttattgccTTATTAGCAGACCAGATGCAGGTAACGCTAAGAAATAGGTTACTTTGAAACttctattatttcttttaataaaaacgctACCTTATACTTGagtttaaaaaggtttttaattcACTAAATTtttttggataaaattttaAGCGAAATATTCGCCAAATGTGATAAcaaattctttaatatatttgttattaaatatctacATTCCGAGtgctgtttaattaattatataaataatatgaaccCATGGTTTGGATAGCGAAGAAAAGAAATAGaagatttgtaaataatttttaaactacataggtatatatatgtatcggACTAGATATCaattctttgttatttatttcgtgctcggcggtgaaggaaaacgtcgtgaggaaacatgcacgtgtctaatttcaacaaaatcctGCCGCATGTGAATCCACCtagccgcattggagcagcgtggtggaatatgttcctaatcTTTTCTTCAAAGGGGCCTCCGCCCatcagtaagaaatttacaggatgttattattttattatactagaTATCACAGATGCAAAAGCttgtatatttcaatatttattattcaaacatatgtgtcagacaaaaactccgtttttatttcatcagtaaaatgaaataaaaaaacaaatcattgatTGTAATCATTCCTATAAatcttaaatagaaaaaaaaaacttaagcaaATCTCACTCAAATACTAATAATAGTGCTTAAAACAGATTAAATAGATATTTCCCGCTAAAtacttattgatattatttaaatataaataatgtatataaaataacaaaatatacgtGTAACAAATTAATCCGTCCCTATTacggaaatattaaaattttcaattatctataatttaatttttttttattatattaaattaagaccTATAGTCTACTGACAATTTACCAATTGTTTATCTTATTATGCGCAgcgaaattgatttaaaatcgacaaacacacacaaacatacacactcattcattaaaacatttagtatataagtattatatttaagatatttaaacagaaacaaaaattatttcataactgtaattcatataaaatataatcagtcAATATTACGGAATACAGTAGGTAAGTCAGAATGACCTCCAAGATTCAACTTATTACACAGCATTAGTTCACAGGAATCCTTTTGCTTCTGCCCATCGTGTTCAGCTTGTGCGTCATGCATTGCAAGCTGTGGTCTTCATTCAGTGCGTATTCCTTCAATATAAGTAACATATAGCTATCTGTACTATATGGACGACCtttgtggtcgagtggtgtgtacaccggttttcatgggtacgccacttcgaagtctcgggatcgattcccggcctagtcaatgtagattatcattagttttctatgttgtcttgggtgtttgtgataccgtcgttacttctgattttccatagcacaagtgcttcagctacttacattgggatcagagtaatgtatgtgatgttgtctcatatatatttatttatactaatattataaagaggaaaacgtgtatgtttgtaatgaatagtCTCAATAACAACTGgatcgattaaaataattatttcaccattcgaaagttACATTATCCACGAGTAACATAGGTTATATTGATTTCTAGAAAAGGTAAGGAATCCTTTCTAAAACTTAAGTAACGTAACCCAAGGTGTAAAAATtcttatgtccacccgtgcgaagctgggacaGGCCACTAGTGTGTCGTATAAATAAACAGGAGCCAGTAAGTAGgtagttaattatatttcattgtcattttccctatttactataattataattatctaaagTTTTAGTAAATATCTCTGAAGTGCAACTCGTGTATATTCAATACatagtattacaaataaatttcgtcaAATGTTCATTGTCTTGggcgtgaaatagcgacagacaaacagacagataaatataatacatataatagccatataaatttaaatagatttataccttattaaattagtttaggTACTTTTAGAGCGcctattttttagattttaaaatatttttacgtaaatattaGTATCGTCAAGAATGGGCTCAGCGATGGTCGCTCAGAAAAAAactgattgtatttttatatagtaatctccagtaatattttaaatacgaatttAACTTTGTCTGTTTCTTacaatttcgaatttcgaaagaAACTACTGATCCCAATTTGATATAACTTTATATGAAGCAAGTTTTAGCGAGCaaggctatttcatctcatattaaattgtttatttatataatatatgagacaaaaaaaaagcccgctgagtttcttttgccggttcttctcaggtcagggtactttcttttccgaaccggtggtggtgtttcaattgaccatcaataaaaaagtgtaatgtttctatattgaataaagttgtttgaGTTTAATCTCAAGGAAGGTCAAAGACATTCAGCTACTGTTCCTTTCTTTAAACTTGACAACAACCCTAAAACGTAAACACAGCCGCGGGCAACCACTAGCATATCTTTACACATTCAAGATGAACGACGAGTCAACACATAAAGGTCGTGAGATATTTTCACATGCCAATATCACGGCGTCGGGTCATTTGCTCCAATTGACATTTCGATTTATTAGAAGACAAAATCCCCAACTTCTTAACTAATAACTTTCCAATAATTCGGAATGTCAATCGAAGCAAATGATCCCACGTCGGAATATTGGcaactgaaaatatattataaccttGACATCTTGAGTTAccttacattttattatgtcaAAAAGTTCTAGAGTTCGACCTCAGCTTCGTTCGTATTTGAGGGTTTTCGTCAGGTTTTAGGTATAAAGAAGACATATCAGAAAGCAGCCTATGACCTTTCTTGAGATTCAAAATTGCTGTATACAAGATTTCatttcggttcagtggttcagtcatgaaaaaaaaaacgaacagacaaacaaagtttatgtaataacttttttcaacagatctataaattaaaaattatatttacattttaaaataatacgaagACAATAATGCAAAAgcgttaaaactaaaatatctaaacaaattaattatttttatattttcgttatataaaattagcgTTAGCATTATAAGTCACAGATACTTTCAGAGCTAGAACAGTAAAGAATTTTTAAGGAAGGATAGAACGCCGTTGACTTTCCATCAGAATatagtgttttgaaatattcaaatttttagaTATAAACTACCCACTCGAGATGTTTGCACGTAACATTAGAATGTATTTAGGTCATATTAGTTCAGTGTTGTAtactgaatattaatgaaaatcacCTATAAAAGCTACTGTAATCATGAATTTCAGTACACTTCACCCAACGCCGTAAAACAAGCAATATGAAGCCACAGACCGTACTGATCCTCTTCGCCTTATCAGCATTCGTAGCAACGGTAACTTCGCAAGGTTACGGAGAGGTTTACTGTGGGAGAAGGCTGTCGACAGTTCTAGCACTTCTCTGCGATAATAATTTGATCAAGAGGAGTCAGCCGCAGTTCCCGTCTGCACAGGGCGTAGACGTCAACTGGCCGTGGATTGCAATGCACAGAGCACGCAGCATGGGCAGGAGTAAGAGGCAGGTGGTCGCGGAGTGCTGTGACAAGCCTTGCACCATCAACGAACTCATGTCATACTGCGGCAACTGATTCTTGTATAACAAAAAATGACAGCTGTAAATAACTACTTTAGTTTATTGATatctgtataataattattaccataagttaaataaatgaataaatatacctttatgaaataataatattgagttattattttgtgatttttattgaatttgagaTTGAAATGACATCAAACGGAAATGAATACTCcagaaaaaattataatatttaaagtttacgTAATTTTCTTGtttgagttattttaattttctaactATATCCTGAGTAGCTGAATCTTTGGATTACGGAGTATAAATGGGGATTTAACTTGCTACTAGTTTGCACTTAAAATAAGTAGCTTAAAACAATAATCGGTTAAATTTAGGTTAtgcttcaataaaaataactacattatatattttttagcacGAAGGTTTTTGAGAGCGTTGTCTATCTGTCGACTCAGAGCCTCATCAGAGCTTAGACACTATGGTGATAACAATTCATTATCTTGTTTCTGAAACGTCTTATGATTCCtttctttaaaaacatattatagtttattcGTTTTTGTACATTTGACATTACGTTAGcgttaattaatttagtagGATTTTCCATTTTTTCTCTTTTTGGTGCTAAACCAATGCTTCCGATATATTCAATATCAGCcgtacttaaattataaatttagaagAGTTGTATCAGTGAAGTATCTTGTATCAAAAGATCTATTTTCAATCACAAGAATACAACAgattatgtgtgtgtgtatgtaaagTGAGTCAgtcgtgagtcgagatggcccagtggttagaacgcgtgcatcttaaccgatgattgcgagttcaaacccaggcaagtacctctgtttcatgtgcttaatttgtctttataattcatctcgtgctctgcggtgaaggaaaacatcgtgaggaaacctgcatgtgacaaatttcatagaaattctgccacatatgtattccaccaacccgcattggaacagcgtggtggaaaatgttccaaaccttctcctcaaagggagaggaggcctttagcctagcagtgggaatttacaggctgtcgttgttgttgttgttgtatgcaaGGCTGTGTCAATGTGTTGTATTGTAAGGCTGTAGTTATGTAGTTTGgctaatgttttatattacttattaggtCCACATCAGGTAATAGGACTCATGATAGGCCCCAAAcgtgtcaaaatatattaatatttgttttaatatttttaatatcctttAATATTAGGTTTCCAAAAATATGATTTGTAGTTTTCAGGATTCAAGTACTAGCTGATtggaaatttaattactttactatttcttattatgatagaaaacagaaaaaaatatactaataagaaatatttttctcacatatgtacatacattttagTCTCTTAGGGTTCCATATAAATAGCGTCCCGGCCAGCGGGCGCCGTAGAAACTTTAAGTAATGAATAAAACTGACTATGAGCCGTTTCAATGCTTAAGCTAGTTATAAGCTAATTGATTACTAAATTTTTAAGCTTGTTACAAAGCGACAATACCGATtccattttgaaataattctaaataaaacgAATGTTTACGTAGTATTATTTTTGCgtggaaattaaataatataatattaaatatttacaatatagttttatagATAAACAGCCAGCAAGTAGGTTCACTTACAAAAGGATTTATCGTTGTTTTTTCCCtgtgaatataattatagtctGTATGGAAATAACTATGTATAACTCATGTTTGTTAATAATAcatcgttattaaaataaatttaataaaagttttccgcaaatataaatagtaattgatGTCCAAGTAGTCTTTAATTTTGGAGAACCTTTATGTAAATATAGGCGAAGTATGGGCCGAATGAATGCTACGAACGATCTCGATTCTATAACATTATTGCAATAAATCAACGAAGTATTAAGTTctatatttgtcatttttttatggaatagtttggcggacgagcatatgggccacctgatggtaagtggtcaccatcacccatagacaatgacgctgtaagaaatattaaacaatcttTACGTCGccaacgcgccaccaaccttgggaactaagatgctatgtcccttgtgcatgtaggtacactggctcactcatccttcaaatcggaacacaacaatactgtgtactgttgtttagcggtagaatatctgatgatgaaagccctaccacaaagtaataGTCCAAGTTACAGTCATACTTACAGTCAAAGTTACAGtcatagtatttaaaaaatagtttcgaagattattttaagaaaataaaaatcgtttatttttgtgttgaaattattattagagCATTACAAATTTGCTTCAAAGGGCATTTTGAGTTATAAGAGGAGTTATAAAACTTCAAATATCGTCCAAATAGGTTAatctaaaaagttttttatagaattgattctttctttattatctatatataaatataactggcTACTCGTCCCGACTTCGCGTGTCATCAGCAAAGTGATTGAGCTGCaagattttttatgacatataaaCAAGTATTCGCGaacaaatatatgttatgaTGTTATggctaaaattaaacaattattaatagcCGATTGGTCTGAATTAGGCTGTCATtcatatctaataaaaatttaactagctgagatggcccagtggttagaacgcgtgcatcttaaccgatgattgagggttcaaatccaggcatgCAAGCAAGTAccattatatatagatatatatgcttaatttgtgttcataattcatctcgtcctcggcggtgaaggaaaacatcgtgaggaaaccatgcatgtgtctaatttcatcgaaattctgccacatgtgcattccaccaacccgcattggaacagcgtggtggaatatgttccaagccctctccttaatggaagaggaggcctcatcccAGCAATGGCAAAttaacagactgttactttaaattacttttaaaaatttaacttgATATCATTAAATTTTAGAATACTAAATAATAGACTATTTTCAATTCCAAGGGCTTACATTTTTGGCAAAGTACAAAGTTCAACAAAAGTTCAACaactttataattacttttccACGTAATAATGAAcgatttgttttgaaaaaatacGAATGATTGAAATAATGAGGCTGAGGTTGATAAAATCActcattttcataataaaaaaccaAAGAGAACATCACAGAATACGTTTTTGGCCTTGTGTTGAGAAAATTGTACTGcggtttataaaataaaaaataaaatttgttaatatttttctctgtctgtctgcctgtctgttttttccggctatctttggaacgactggactgattttgacggacATTTAACAAGCAgaaaa from Vanessa cardui chromosome 12, ilVanCard2.1, whole genome shotgun sequence encodes the following:
- the LOC124534072 gene encoding bombyxin A-1 homolog, which produces MKPQTVLILFALSGFVATVTSQGFGEVYCGRRLSTVLALLCDNNLIKRSQPQFPSAQGVDVNWPWIAMHRARSMGRSKRQVVAECCDKPCTINELMSYCGN
- the LOC124534071 gene encoding bombyxin A-1 homolog, with the translated sequence MKPQTVLILFALSAFVATVTSQGYGEVYCGRRLSTVLALLCDNNLIKRSQPQFPSAQGVDVNWPWIAMHRARSMGRSKRQVVAECCDKPCTINELMSYCGN